The following are encoded in a window of Chionomys nivalis chromosome X, mChiNiv1.1, whole genome shotgun sequence genomic DNA:
- the LOC130868674 gene encoding ferritin heavy polypeptide-like 17E produces the protein MAEGAWQVRQNSDSNCEDAVNNHVQLQLHASYVYLSMALFFDRDDVALGNFKRFFLSKSHSHKASAQMFMFLQNKRGGLVFFPSISTPERDSWQGGLQAMEFAFHMEMTINQSLLNLHKLAKEKHVADLCYFLEHRCLDEQARVLHKMSGYLANLRQLGTPENGFTDYPFEELSLS, from the coding sequence ATGGCTGAAGGGGCTTGGCAAGTGCGTCAGAACTCTGATAGCAACTGCGAGGACGCGGTAAACAACCATGTCCAGCTGCAGCTCCATGCCTCATATGTATATTTGTCTATGGCCTTGTTCTTTGATCGTGATGATGTGGCCCTGGGGAACTTCAAGCGTTTCTTCCTGAGCAAGTCACACAGCCACAAGGCCAGTGCCCAGATGTTCATGTTCCTGCAGAATAAGCGTGGTGGCCTTGTTTTCTTCCCGAGCATCTCAACACCAGAGCGTGACAGTTGGCAGGGGGGCCTCCAGGCCATGGAGTTTGCCTTCCACATGGAGATGACCATCAACCAGAGCCTGCTGAACCTCCACAAGCTGGCCAAGGAGAAACATGTTGCTGACCTCTGCTACTTCCTGGAGCATCGCTGTCTGGATGAGCAGGCCCGTGTTCTCCACAAGATGAGTGGCTACCTGGCCAACCTGCGCCAGCTGGGGACCCCAGAGAACGGCTTCACTGACTATCCCTTTGAAGAGCTCAGCCTGTCCTAA